A DNA window from Brassica napus cultivar Da-Ae chromosome A4, Da-Ae, whole genome shotgun sequence contains the following coding sequences:
- the LOC106351616 gene encoding uncharacterized protein LOC106351616 isoform X4 has protein sequence MRANLRSLVAKAYRVRQGRTFSSSSSTTNPIDNKGKRSVINTVNNLSNMLAWFTAGYVFKFGWEASALYKSKRKSDKLWEEYRRELKRYHEERAEP, from the exons ATGAGGGCGAACCTAAGATCTTTGGTCGCGAAG GCTTACCGTGTTCGTCAAGGCCGtactttctcttcctcttcctccactACCAATCCTATCGACAACAAAG GAAAAAGATCGGTCATCAACACAGTCAATAATTTAAGTAATATGCTCGCCTGGTTTACCGCTGGATATGTGTTTAAATTTGGTTGGG AAGCGTCGGCCTTATACAAATCCAAGCGAAAGTCGGATAAGTTGTGGGAAGAATATAGACGTGAGTTAAAACGTTATCATGAGGAAAGG GCAGAACCGTAG
- the LOC106381468 gene encoding prolyl 4-hydroxylase 1 isoform X2 has protein sequence MAAPAMKIVFGLLTFVTVGMIIGALLQLAFINRLEDSYGNGLPSLRGLRGQSSRHLRDVSRWANDKDAEALRLGYVKPEVVSWSPRIIVLHNFLSSEECEHLKAIARPRLQVSTVVDVKTGKGVKSDVRTSSGMFLTHVERSYPIIQAIEKRISVFSQVPAENGELIQVLSADMNRTSFTDHITITFLTL, from the exons ATGGCAGCTCCTGCCATGAAGATCGTGTTCGGTCTATTGACATTTGTCACTGTCGGAATGATCAtag GTGCCTTATTACAATTGGCCTTTATCAACAGACTGGAAGATTCGTACG GAAATGGATTACCATCCTTAAGAGGGCTTCGGGGACAGAGCTCCCGACATCTCCGAG ATGTTTCCCGGTGGGCAAATGACAAAGACGCAGAAGCTTTGCGGCTTGGCTAT GTCAAGCCTGAAGTAGTTAGTTGGTCCCCTCGAATTATTGTGCTTCATAACTTCCTCAGCTCAGAG GAATGTGAACACCTCAAAGCTATCGCCAGGCCTCGCCTTCAGGTTTCCACTGTCGTCGATGTTAAAACCGGAAAG GGAGTTAAAAGTGACGTGAGGACAAGCTCTGGAATGTTTCTAACTCACGTAGAAAGAAGTTATCCAATTATTCAG GCAATTGAAAAGAGAATCTCAGTCTTTTCTCAAGTACCAGCAGAAAATGGAGAACTCATTCAAGTCCTAAG TGCAGATATGAACCGAACCAGTTTTACAGACCACATCACGATTACTTTTCTGACACTGTAA
- the LOC125574799 gene encoding uncharacterized protein LOC125574799, with protein MRPNLRSLVAKAYRVRQGRTFSSSSSSAPNPIDDKGGISIYEWLLPRGFATLTGFVVASYFTGDSASKFDEMVKEYNKDAAEFLEKRGKLPPSWVDSVSKS; from the exons ATGAGGCCGAACCTGAGATCTTTGGTCGCGAAG GCTTACCGCGTTCGTCAAGGGCGTACTttctcatcctcctcctcctccgctccCAATCCTATCGATGACAAAG GGGGAATTTCTATTTACGAGTGGCTCTTACCTCGAGGTTTTGCAACGTTAACGGGGTTCGTTGTAG cttcttactttACGGGAGATAGTGCTTCCAAATTTGATGAAATGGTGAAAGAG TATAACAAGGATGCTGCGGAATTCTTGGAGAAGAGGGGAAAGCTGCCGCCTAGTTGGGTGGACTCTGTGtccaaatcctaa
- the LOC106351616 gene encoding uncharacterized protein LOC106351616 isoform X5, whose product MRANLRSLVAKAYRVRQGRTFSSSSTTNPINYKASCITGDSVSKFDEELKAIDKDAVDFLEKRGKLPPGSLDAMYKS is encoded by the exons ATGAGGGCGAACTTGAGATCTTTGGTCGCGAAG GCTTACCGCGTTCGTCAAGGCCGTactttctcttcctcctccactACCAATCCTATCAACTACAAAG CTTCTTGCATTACGGGCGACTCTGTTTCCAAATTTGATGAAGAGCTGAAAGCG ATTGACAAGGATGCTGTGGACTTCTTGGAGAAGAGGGGAAAGCTGCCACCTGGTTCTTTGGACGCTATGTACAAATCCTAA
- the LOC106351605 gene encoding uncharacterized protein LOC106351605 isoform X1, producing MGPNLRSLVAKAYRVRQGRTFSSSSSSSAPNPIDDKGKRSVITPVWESVNRLAPWFIGGYVFKFGLEISALMKSKLKSIELHEEYLREFERYHQEKEQSRSLRPFS from the exons ATGGGGCCGAACCTGAGATCTTTGGTCGCGAAG GCTTACCGCGTTCGTCAAGGGCGTACTttctcatcctcctcctcctcctccgctccCAATCCTATCGATGACAAAG GAAAGAGATCGGTCATCACCCCAGTCTGGGAGTCTGTTAATCGTCTTGCCCCCTGGTTTATTGGTGGATATGTGTTTAAATTTGGTTTGG AAATCTCGGCCTTAATGAAATCCAAGCTAAAGTCTATTGAGTTGCACGAAGAATATTTGAGAGAGTTTGAACGTTATCATCAGGAAAAGG AGCAGAGCCGTAGCCTCCGTCCATTCTCCTAG
- the LOC106351616 gene encoding uncharacterized protein LOC106351616 isoform X3, whose protein sequence is MRANLRSLVAKAYRVRQGRTFSSSSSTTNPIDNKGKRSVINTVNNLSNMLAWFTAGYVFKFGWEASALYKSKRKSDKLWEEYRRELKRYHEERKAEP, encoded by the exons ATGAGGGCGAACCTAAGATCTTTGGTCGCGAAG GCTTACCGTGTTCGTCAAGGCCGtactttctcttcctcttcctccactACCAATCCTATCGACAACAAAG GAAAAAGATCGGTCATCAACACAGTCAATAATTTAAGTAATATGCTCGCCTGGTTTACCGCTGGATATGTGTTTAAATTTGGTTGGG AAGCGTCGGCCTTATACAAATCCAAGCGAAAGTCGGATAAGTTGTGGGAAGAATATAGACGTGAGTTAAAACGTTATCATGAGGAAAGG AAGGCAGAACCGTAG
- the LOC106351616 gene encoding uncharacterized protein LOC106351616 isoform X1, translated as MRANLRSLVAKAYRVRQGRTFSSSSTTNPINYKGDISIYEYLFSRGLVSFIGFGVASCITGDSVSKFDEELKAIDKDAVDFLEKRGKLPPGSLDAMYKS; from the exons ATGAGGGCGAACTTGAGATCTTTGGTCGCGAAG GCTTACCGCGTTCGTCAAGGCCGTactttctcttcctcctccactACCAATCCTATCAACTACAAAG GCGATATTTCTATTTACGAGTACCTCTTCAGTCGAGGTCTGGTATCGTTCATCGGGTTCGGCGTAG CTTCTTGCATTACGGGCGACTCTGTTTCCAAATTTGATGAAGAGCTGAAAGCG ATTGACAAGGATGCTGTGGACTTCTTGGAGAAGAGGGGAAAGCTGCCACCTGGTTCTTTGGACGCTATGTACAAATCCTAA
- the LOC106351605 gene encoding uncharacterized protein LOC106351605 isoform X2: MGPNLRSLVAKAYRVRQGRTFSSSSSSSAPNPIDDKGKRSVITPVWESVNRLAPWFIGGYVFKFGLEISALMKSKLKSIELHEEYLREFERYHQEKEP, translated from the exons ATGGGGCCGAACCTGAGATCTTTGGTCGCGAAG GCTTACCGCGTTCGTCAAGGGCGTACTttctcatcctcctcctcctcctccgctccCAATCCTATCGATGACAAAG GAAAGAGATCGGTCATCACCCCAGTCTGGGAGTCTGTTAATCGTCTTGCCCCCTGGTTTATTGGTGGATATGTGTTTAAATTTGGTTTGG AAATCTCGGCCTTAATGAAATCCAAGCTAAAGTCTATTGAGTTGCACGAAGAATATTTGAGAGAGTTTGAACGTTATCATCAGGAAAAGG AGCCGTAG
- the LOC106351635 gene encoding probable pectinesterase/pectinesterase inhibitor 16, which produces MASSSAISNHRITKTLMTLLIINFLYQIQTTSAVTNSNSYSHFSRFTRHQSSSSRTKQGFLASIQESMNHALRARSLAFNLTLSHRTAELHIVDPIHDCLELLDDTLEMLSRITSSDDEEDVHTWLSATLTNQDTCEQSLQEKSNSYKHGVAMDFVARNLSGLLTNALELFVSVKSKPQRLLSEHEHFPRFVTSSEDRRLLEAPVEELKIDAVVAADGSGTHKTVGEALLATSLASSGGRTVIHLKAGTYKENINIPTKQKNVMLVGDGKGRTVIVGSRSNRDGYTTYKTATVAAMGDGFIARDITIVNSAGPSSEQAVALRVGADKSVVYRCSIEGYQDSLYTHSKRQFYRDTDITGTVDYIFGNSAAVFQSCNIVARKPLSGQTNFVTAQGRSNPGQNTGISIQNCKITAQSTTYLGRPWKEYSRTVVMQSFLDGSIHPSGWSPWSGGFGLKTLFYGEFGNSGPGSSVSGRVKWAGYHSSLTVKEAEGFTVANFIGGTMWLPSTGVSFDSGLVK; this is translated from the exons ATGGCTTCATCATCAGCAATATCAAATCATAGGATTACCAAAACACTAATGACTTTACTCATCATAAACTTTTTATACCAAATTCAAACCACATCAGCGGTAACCAACTCCAATTCCTACTCCCACTTCTCAAGATTCACGAGACATCAAAGCTCATCATCAAGAACCAAACAAGGGTTCCTCGCATCTATCCAAGAGAGTATGAACCATGCCCTCCGGGCTCGTTCTCTTGCCTTCAACCTAACTCTTTCTCATCGAACAGCAGAACTCCACATAGTCGATCCCATCCACGACTGCCTTGAGCTACTCGACGACACACTTGAAATGTTGTCTCGCATCACTTCAAGTGATGACGAAGAAGATGTTCACACATGGCTAAGCGCAACACTCACGAACCAAGACACTTGTGAGCAGAGCCTCCAAGAAAAATCTAACTCTTACAAACACGGAGTTGCGATGGATTTTGTCGCAAGAAACCTATCAGGTTTACTTACTAACGCACTTGAGTTGTTCGTATCCGTGAAGTCTAAACCCCAGAGGCTCTTGTCGGAGCATGAGCATTTTCCGAGGTTTGTTACTTCGTCGGAGGACCGGAGGCTTCTAGAAGCTCCGGTGGAGGAACTGAAGATTGATGCCGTGGTGGCTGCAGACGGAAGCGGAACCCACAAAACCGTAGGAGAAGCGTTGTTGGCTACTTCATTAGCGAGTAGTGGGGGAAGGACCGTGATTCACTTGAAAGCTGGGACCTATAAGGAGAACATTAACATCCCGACGAAGCAGAAGAACGTTATGTTAGTTGGTGATGGGAAGGGCAGAACGGTCATAGTAGGTAGCAGAAGTAACAGAGACGGCTACACTACTTACAAGACTGCCACCGTCG CTGCTATGGGAGATGGGTTTATAGCGCGCGACATAACAATCGTGAACAGTGCCGGACCCAGCTCAGAGCAAGCGGTGGCCCTCCGTGTCGGAGCAGACAAATCCGTCGTGTACCGATGCTCCATCGAAGGATACCAAGACTCACTCTACACGCACTCCAAGCGACAATTCTACCGAGACACAGACATCACCGGAACCGTCGACTACATATTCGGAAACTCCGCCGCAGTGTTCCAGTCCTGCAACATCGTCGCCCGTAAGCCCTTATCGGGTCAGACAAACTTCGTGACGGCGCAAGGGCGGAGCAACCCGGGTCAGAACACCGGAATCTCTATACAGAACTGCAAGATCACGGCGCAGTCGACGACTTACCTTGGCCGGCCGTGGAAAGAGTATTCAAGAACGGTGGTGATGCAGTCTTTCCTCGACGGGTCGATTCACCCGTCGGGTTGGTCTCCTTGGTCGGGTGGTTTCGGTCTCAAAACTCTTTTTTACGGGGAGTTTGGTAACTCGGGTCCTGGATCAtcggtttcgggtcgggttAAATGGGCCGGGTATCATTCATCTTTAACGGTGAAGGAAGCGGAAGGATTTACTGTGGCTAATTTCATTGGCGGGACGATGTGGTTGCCGTCAACGGGCGTTAGTTTCGACTCTGGCCTTGTGAAGTGA
- the LOC106351616 gene encoding uncharacterized protein LOC106351616 isoform X2, whose protein sequence is MRANLRSLVAKAYRVRQGRTFSSSSTTNPINYKGDISIYEYLFSRGLVSFIGFGVASCITGDSVSKFDEELKAIDKDAVDFLEKRGKLPPGSLDAMYKS, encoded by the exons ATGAGGGCGAACCTAAGATCTTTGGTCGCGAAG GCTTACCGCGTTCGTCAAGGCCGTactttctcttcctcctccactACCAATCCTATCAACTACAAAG GCGATATTTCTATTTACGAGTACCTCTTCAGTCGAGGTCTGGTATCGTTCATCGGGTTCGGCGTAG CTTCTTGCATTACGGGCGACTCTGTTTCCAAATTTGATGAAGAGCTGAAAGCG ATTGACAAGGATGCTGTGGACTTCTTGGAGAAGAGGGGAAAGCTGCCACCTGGTTCTTTGGACGCTATGTACAAATCCTAA
- the LOC106351616 gene encoding uncharacterized protein LOC106351616 isoform X6 has product MRANLRSLVAKAYRVRQGRTFSSSSTTNPINYKASCITGDSVSKFDEELKAIDKDAVDFLEKRGKLPPGSLDAMYKS; this is encoded by the exons ATGAGGGCGAACCTAAGATCTTTGGTCGCGAAG GCTTACCGCGTTCGTCAAGGCCGTactttctcttcctcctccactACCAATCCTATCAACTACAAAG CTTCTTGCATTACGGGCGACTCTGTTTCCAAATTTGATGAAGAGCTGAAAGCG ATTGACAAGGATGCTGTGGACTTCTTGGAGAAGAGGGGAAAGCTGCCACCTGGTTCTTTGGACGCTATGTACAAATCCTAA
- the LOC106381495 gene encoding transcription factor IBH1-like: protein MASAYNPIYTDVPEKDVFALHFLQTLSNLRTQNSFSSPDNKTSDRVKKIKKAAYVSMARAAGGTNRLWSRSLLHQAAKRNNKNVRFLRRKRRVTWLMRRRSNRGDPIEDVAAERLRNLVPGGGGMETSKLMEETAHYIKCLSMQVKVMQCLVDGLSPK, encoded by the coding sequence ATGGCCTCTGCATACAACCCCATATACACAGACGTCCCTGAAAAGGACGTCTTTGCCCTCCACTTCCTCCAAACCCTCTCAAACCTCAGAACACAAAACTCTTTCAGTTCTCCTGACAATAAAACAAGCGATCGTGTGAAGAAGATCAAGAAGGCAGCGTACGTGTCCATGGCCAGAGCAGCCGGGGGAACTAACCGGCTGTGGAGTAGAAGCCTCTTACACCAAGCCGCTAAAAGAAACAACAAGAACGTAAGATTCCtaaggaggaagaggagggtGACGTGGCTCATGAGGAGAAGAAGTAACCGGGGAGATCCAATAGAGGATGTAGCGGCGGAGAGGCTGAGGAATCTTGTTCCGGGAGGCGGAGGTATGGAGACTTCAAAACTGATGGAAGAGACGGCTCATTACATCAAGTGCCTTAGTATGCAGGTCAAGGTCATGCAGTGTCTTGTTGATGGCTTGTCTCCGAAATGA
- the LOC106381468 gene encoding prolyl 4-hydroxylase 1 isoform X1, which translates to MAAPAMKIVFGLLTFVTVGMIIGALLQLAFINRLEDSYGNGLPSLRGLRGQSSRHLRDVSRWANDKDAEALRLGYVKPEVVSWSPRIIVLHNFLSSEECEHLKAIARPRLQVSTVVDVKTGKGVKSDVRTSSGMFLTHVERSYPIIQAIEKRISVFSQVPAENGELIQVLRYEPNQFYRPHHDYFSDTFNLKRGGQRVATMLMYLTDDVEGGETYFPLAGDGECTCGGKIMKGISVKPTKGDAVLFWSMGLDGQSDPKSIHGGCEVLSGEKWSATKWMRQKATS; encoded by the exons ATGGCAGCTCCTGCCATGAAGATCGTGTTCGGTCTATTGACATTTGTCACTGTCGGAATGATCAtag GTGCCTTATTACAATTGGCCTTTATCAACAGACTGGAAGATTCGTACG GAAATGGATTACCATCCTTAAGAGGGCTTCGGGGACAGAGCTCCCGACATCTCCGAG ATGTTTCCCGGTGGGCAAATGACAAAGACGCAGAAGCTTTGCGGCTTGGCTAT GTCAAGCCTGAAGTAGTTAGTTGGTCCCCTCGAATTATTGTGCTTCATAACTTCCTCAGCTCAGAG GAATGTGAACACCTCAAAGCTATCGCCAGGCCTCGCCTTCAGGTTTCCACTGTCGTCGATGTTAAAACCGGAAAG GGAGTTAAAAGTGACGTGAGGACAAGCTCTGGAATGTTTCTAACTCACGTAGAAAGAAGTTATCCAATTATTCAG GCAATTGAAAAGAGAATCTCAGTCTTTTCTCAAGTACCAGCAGAAAATGGAGAACTCATTCAAGTCCTAAG ATATGAACCGAACCAGTTTTACAGACCACATCACGATTACTTTTCTGACACT TTCAATCTCAAACGCGGTGGTCAGCGGGTAGCAACAATGCTAATGTACTTAACAGATGATGTTGAAGGAGGAGAAACTTATTTCCCTTTG GCTGGTGATGGTGAATGCACATGTGGAGGCAAAATCATGAAAGGCATTTCTGTGAAACCCACCAAAGGAGACGCAGTTCTCTTCTGGAGCATG GGGCTTGATGGACAGTCAGATCCAAAGAGCATACATGGAGGATGTGAAGTTCTGTCTGGAGAGAAATGGTCAGCTACTAAATGGATGAGACAAAAAGCTACTTCTTGA